Proteins encoded in a region of the Scatophagus argus isolate fScaArg1 chromosome 1, fScaArg1.pri, whole genome shotgun sequence genome:
- the rnf128a gene encoding E3 ubiquitin-protein ligase RNF128a, protein MGKKSQHCLLLLCLSGLVHHSAAFVFWTATVEINYVNGSNAPETKICECGVYGRNSPLGDAEGIVTLPKGDPKGCGPGPIYNRNSSSPPWIALVKRGNCTFSEKIRAAKRQGAAAVVVYNVDSSGNSTTQMSHPDVIDIVAIMIGNTPGMEIVKLVKNGTDVEMSIIVGSPHGPWMDTYWLYFLSIAFFIVTAASIAYFVFISANRLYTLNMHRRMERRLKSEAKKAIGRLQVRTLKRGDEETTSESHMCAVCIESYKAGEVVTVLTCDHIFHKACIEPWLLERRTCPMCKCDILKALGVEDEGKENISVESPPDATVITVTGGEPIYEVPLTDPASPDPERQQHHYDNRAFERDAEAARQ, encoded by the coding sequence ATGGGTAAGAAGAGTCAACACTGTctgcttttgctgtgtttgtcaggaCTTGTTCACCATTCAGCTGCCTTCGTGTTTTGGACAGCCACGGTTGAAATAAACTATGTTAACGGCAGCAATGCGCCAGAGACAAAAATTTGTGAGTGTGGGGTGTATGGTCGCAACTCTCCCCTGGGGGATGCAGAGGGCATTGTTACACTTCCCAAGGGAGACCCCAAGGGCTGTGGCCCAGGTCCCATCTACAACCGCAATTCCAGCTCACCGCCTTGGATAGCCTTGGTTAAAAGGGGCAACTGTACCTTCAGTGAGAAGATCCGTGCAGCCAAACGCCAAGGGGCAGCTGCCGTGGTGGTGTATAATGTGGATAGCAGTGGCAACAGCACCACTCAGATGTCACATCCAGATGTGATAGATATTGTGGCTATCATGATTGGCAACACTCCGGGTATGGAGATTGTCAAACTGGTTAAGAATGGGACAGATGTTGAGATGTCCATCATTGTTGGCAGTCCTCACGGGCCGTGGATGGACACCTACTGGCTTTACTTCCTGTCTATCGCCTTcttcattgtcacagcagcctCGATCGCCTACTTTGTGTTTATCTCTGCAAATCGTCTCTACACTCTGAACATGCACAGGCGCATGGAGAGGAGGCTGAAATCTGAGGCTAAGAAGGCGATCGGGCGCCTACAAGTCCGCACGCTCAAGAGAGGCGATGAGGAAACGACCTCTGAGTCCCACATGTGTGCGGTGTGTATTGAATCCTACAAGGCAGGTGAAGTGGTGACAGTGCTAACGTGTGACCACATCTTCCACAAAGCCTGCATTGAGCCCTGGCTGCTGGAGAGGAGGACCTGCCCCATGTGTAAGTGCGACATCCTGAAGGCCCTGGGCGTTGAGGACGAGGGAAAAGAGAACATTTCCGTTGAATCGCCACCAGATGCCACTGTGATCACAGTGACAGGAGGAGAACCCATTTACGAAGTCCCGTTGACTGACCCAGCGAGCCCTGACCCAGAGAGACAACAGCATCACTATGACAACAGGGCCTTCGAGAGAGACGCAGAGGCGGCAAGACAGTGA
- the slc24a5 gene encoding sodium/potassium/calcium exchanger 5 isoform X1 gives MATNKVAAVQKKKRKDFIPYFLGFVIFLYCTVHLVSFTAKTTQETHSARVRRALENETECISPQSSEFPDGFFTVQERKDGGLVIYFMLIFYMLLAVSVVCDDYFLPSLEVISERLGLSQDVAGATFMAAGSSAPELVTAFLGVFVTKGDIGVSTIVGSAVYNLLGICAACGLLASMAGRLTCWPLFRDCLAYGISVAAVIAIISDNKVYWYDAACLLLVYGVYIVVLCFDLRISEFVLRKLSPCCTCLGKGSGEKTERQPLMGWNDDTNLRVHSRSRTDSGIFQDDSGYSHLSLSLHGLNEIPEEHKSVFAVPESDMKRILWVLSLPIITLLFLTTPDCRRRFWKKWFVITFIMSAVWISGFTYILVWMVTVVGETLNIPDTVMGLTLLAAGTSIPDTVASVMVAREGKADMAMSNIVGSNVFDMLCLGLPWFIKTAFVDTTNPVEVNSTGLVFISCTLLLSIVFLFVAVHINGWKLDWKLGIVCLICYILFATLSILYELGIIGNNPIRLCSD, from the exons ATGGCCACGAATAAGGTTGCAGCtgtgcagaaaaagaagaggaaagactTCATACCTTATTTTCTAGgatttgtgatatttttgtattgCACGGTCCACCTTGTGTCattcacagcaaaaacaactCAGGAGACCCACTCAGCCAGGGTGCGCCGGGCTCTTG AGAATGAGACGGAGTGCATCTCGCCACAGTCCTCTGAGTTTCCCGACGGCTTCTTCACGGTGCAGGAGAGGAAGGATGGAGGACTCGTTATTTACTTCATGCTTATTTTCTACATGCTGTTGGCCGTCTCGGTAGTCTGCGACGATTACTTTCTGCCGTCGTTAGAAGTGATCAGTGAAC GTCTGGGACTGTCTCAGGATGTAGCAGGAGCCACGTTTATGGCAGCTGGGAGTTCTGCACCTGAACTGGTCACAGCCTTTCTGG gtgtgtttgtgacaaAGGGAGACATTGGGGTCAGCACCATCGTGGGATCAGCAGTCTACAACCTGCTAGGAATCTGTGCTGCATGTGGTCTCTTGGCCTCTATG GCTGGGAGACTCACCTGTTGGCCACTGTTCAGGGACTGCCTGGCATATGGCATCAGTGTCGCCGCTGTGATTGCCATCATTTCCGATAACAAGGTGTACTG GTACGACGctgcctgcctgctgctggTCTACGGTGTCTACATCGTGGTCCTGTGCTTTGACCTTCGCATCAGTGAGTTCgtcctgaggaagctgagccCTTGCTGCACCTGTCTGGGTAAAGGATCTGGCGAGAAGACGGAGAGGCAGCCTCTCATGGGCTGGAACGACGACACCAATCTGCGAGTCCACAGTCGCTCCAGAACGGACAGTGGGATCTTCCAGGACGACTCAGGATACTCTCACCTGTCCCTCAGCCTGCATGGCCTCAATGAGATTCCGGAAG AgcacaaaagtgtttttgctgTGCCGGAGAGCGACATGAAGCGGATCCTCTGGGTTCTGTCTCTGCCCATCATCACTTTGCTTTTCCTGACCACCCCTGACTGCAGGAGAAGGTTCTGGAAGAAATGGTTCGTGATAACCTTCATCATGTCGGCTGTGTGGATCTCGGGCTTCACATACATACTGGTGTGGATGGTCACTGTTGTCG GTGAGACCCTCAACATCCCTGATACAGTTATGGGACTTACTCTGCTTGCTGCTGGGACCAGTATACCCGACACTGTGGCCAGCGTGATGGTGGCCAGAGAAG GGAAAGCAGACATGGCCATGTCCAACATCGTGGGCTCTAATGTTTTTGACATGCTGTGCCTGGGCCTCCCTTGGTTTATCAAGACTGCTTTTGTGGACACCACCAACCCCGTAGAGGTCAACAGCACTGGACTGGTCTTCATTTCCTGCACGCTTCTCCTTTCCATCGTCTTCCTTTTTGTAGCCGTTCATATTAACGGGTGGAAGTTGGACTGGAAGTTGGGAATCGTTTGTCTCATCTGCTACATCCTCTTTGCCACTCTGTCCATCCTGTATGAACTGGGGATTATTGGAAATAATCCGATAAGACTGTGCAGTGACTGA
- the slc24a5 gene encoding sodium/potassium/calcium exchanger 5 isoform X2, whose product MLIFYMLLAVSVVCDDYFLPSLEVISERLGLSQDVAGATFMAAGSSAPELVTAFLGVFVTKGDIGVSTIVGSAVYNLLGICAACGLLASMAGRLTCWPLFRDCLAYGISVAAVIAIISDNKVYWYDAACLLLVYGVYIVVLCFDLRISEFVLRKLSPCCTCLGKGSGEKTERQPLMGWNDDTNLRVHSRSRTDSGIFQDDSGYSHLSLSLHGLNEIPEEHKSVFAVPESDMKRILWVLSLPIITLLFLTTPDCRRRFWKKWFVITFIMSAVWISGFTYILVWMVTVVGETLNIPDTVMGLTLLAAGTSIPDTVASVMVAREGKADMAMSNIVGSNVFDMLCLGLPWFIKTAFVDTTNPVEVNSTGLVFISCTLLLSIVFLFVAVHINGWKLDWKLGIVCLICYILFATLSILYELGIIGNNPIRLCSD is encoded by the exons ATGCTTATTTTCTACATGCTGTTGGCCGTCTCGGTAGTCTGCGACGATTACTTTCTGCCGTCGTTAGAAGTGATCAGTGAAC GTCTGGGACTGTCTCAGGATGTAGCAGGAGCCACGTTTATGGCAGCTGGGAGTTCTGCACCTGAACTGGTCACAGCCTTTCTGG gtgtgtttgtgacaaAGGGAGACATTGGGGTCAGCACCATCGTGGGATCAGCAGTCTACAACCTGCTAGGAATCTGTGCTGCATGTGGTCTCTTGGCCTCTATG GCTGGGAGACTCACCTGTTGGCCACTGTTCAGGGACTGCCTGGCATATGGCATCAGTGTCGCCGCTGTGATTGCCATCATTTCCGATAACAAGGTGTACTG GTACGACGctgcctgcctgctgctggTCTACGGTGTCTACATCGTGGTCCTGTGCTTTGACCTTCGCATCAGTGAGTTCgtcctgaggaagctgagccCTTGCTGCACCTGTCTGGGTAAAGGATCTGGCGAGAAGACGGAGAGGCAGCCTCTCATGGGCTGGAACGACGACACCAATCTGCGAGTCCACAGTCGCTCCAGAACGGACAGTGGGATCTTCCAGGACGACTCAGGATACTCTCACCTGTCCCTCAGCCTGCATGGCCTCAATGAGATTCCGGAAG AgcacaaaagtgtttttgctgTGCCGGAGAGCGACATGAAGCGGATCCTCTGGGTTCTGTCTCTGCCCATCATCACTTTGCTTTTCCTGACCACCCCTGACTGCAGGAGAAGGTTCTGGAAGAAATGGTTCGTGATAACCTTCATCATGTCGGCTGTGTGGATCTCGGGCTTCACATACATACTGGTGTGGATGGTCACTGTTGTCG GTGAGACCCTCAACATCCCTGATACAGTTATGGGACTTACTCTGCTTGCTGCTGGGACCAGTATACCCGACACTGTGGCCAGCGTGATGGTGGCCAGAGAAG GGAAAGCAGACATGGCCATGTCCAACATCGTGGGCTCTAATGTTTTTGACATGCTGTGCCTGGGCCTCCCTTGGTTTATCAAGACTGCTTTTGTGGACACCACCAACCCCGTAGAGGTCAACAGCACTGGACTGGTCTTCATTTCCTGCACGCTTCTCCTTTCCATCGTCTTCCTTTTTGTAGCCGTTCATATTAACGGGTGGAAGTTGGACTGGAAGTTGGGAATCGTTTGTCTCATCTGCTACATCCTCTTTGCCACTCTGTCCATCCTGTATGAACTGGGGATTATTGGAAATAATCCGATAAGACTGTGCAGTGACTGA